The window TGGCCTTTGGGGCGCCCCCCGCGGCCGCCGGCGGtactgcagccccggccccgccccgccccgctgcccccgccggGCGCACGCGCGGTGCGGGCGGGCGcgggacggcggcggcggcgggcgcggcgttCCCGCTCTGGGCCCCACCGAGCCCCGTCTCCCGGCGGACACCGAGGgggaggccgggccgggcggcaTCGGGGGATTGTGAAGACACAGCGGGGCGCGCTCAGCCTGCGAGACGACCAGGAGACCCTGCGTGCCGCCCGCCGCAGCGTCGGCCCCGCAGCGCAGCGCGGCAGGAGAGAACCGCCCGCCCGAGCGAGTGAGTGCCGCGGGTGGGGGGCGCGAGGGGCGGCCGGGCACGAGCGGGACCCGAGCAGGGGAGCGCGGGCTGGGCATGGAggcagcgcggcggcggcggcgctttGTGGGGCTCGCACCGTTCGCAGGGTTCGCAACGCGCGGATCGGTCTGTGCGGTGCGCAGGCAACGCGCGGCGTCCCCGGGACGGGGCGAGCGCAGCCGGGAGTCCAAAGCGGAACGGCAGCGCCGCGGCCACGGGGGCGCGGGGTGGCCCCGCCGGCATGCGGCTTCCGCTTCCTCCCGCCGGGAGCCGCGGCGACCGCGCTGCGACACCGCCGGGCCCGGCACCGGCCCCGCTGCCGCCAGCACCGCCGGGCTCCGGCCCTCGGTACCCGGGCGATGCCGCCCACAGCAAACCTCCAGGGCAGCCTCGGCTGCGCTAAATAGGGCAGCGAAGCGCTCTGTAGGTCAGCAAAGCATCTGCGTTGtgttgtttttaaacaagaagtgTTTGTTAGTCGAACAAGAGTGAGGCTGcgtatcagggaaaggttcttcccccagagggtgccgggcactgcccaggctccccagggaatggtcacggccccaaggctgccagagctgcgggAGCGTTTGGACACcgctctcagggatgcacagggtgggattgttggggtgtctgtgcagggattgtgggggtgtctgcagggcaaGGGTTTGGAATCGATGATCCTTGGGGACCCTTCTAACTGAGGATATTTTGCGATTCTTTGATGTGTTTCTCAAAATCATTCTCTCTCAGGCTGTTCAGAACATGTGCTCCAAAAACTTAGTGAAGTTTATGAACACCAACCAGATGTAGGCTTGTGTTCGTTCACAGGATAGAATACACTTCAGGTTCTCTGTTAGATTAATGTTAGATCCTCTACAATGCTTTTAAAGAGAAACTCTGTAAACACAGAGTGAAGAGAACCTGGAGCTTAGGTCAACAAGGTTTCCCCTCTTTTGGTGGGGGACAGGCTCTGTAGTTAAGGTGCTATTTCAGTAAATCAAATATCTAATGTAATAATGAAACGAATACATTTAAATAAtactatagtatagtatatactatattaAATACTATAGTATAATAATActatagtatattatataatatatgttatgGTATAGTATATGCTATTATATAATACTATagtatattatataaataatactatatagattatataatatatatagcatTGTAcatattatttaatatatattaaatactcatatatataattttatacattattatgtatacatatgtatattatatatacataatgAGTATATATATGCAGAACActtttatttattataaataaatatttaaatgtatTACATAATGTAATACATTCTATATTAAAAttatgtaataaaataataataatttatataaAGGTGACTTTAAAATATCTTCTTATTTAGCTTTTCAATGGGTTAGATTGAAATGATCTCCCAGGGATTATCAAGCAAGGATGTCTACTTCCAGGACAGAGTGGATTAGGGCATTTAAATGTGTATAAACAGGCCAATCTTTGTCCCTCTATTTCCAGAAGCTCTAGTAACTTGACCTAGTAATTTGTGATGTGTGTCAGACAAAATTCAGGACTTGGATGTGTGATCTCCAAGTGTGCTGCTGGATGTACTGTTCTAGAATGTTTCAACATATAAACAAAATATCTTGTAATAATGTATTGTTACAATGTCTGGCTCTGAAATTCAGCTATTTGAggattttttaatcttttttctgGGCAGGTCTTAATCATAAACCCAGAGGGGATTTTGGAAGAGTTTTAGTTGTTGGGCTTGCTTGAGATTTAAATTGCAACAAAactgcatgtttcctttggaaagTTTTCATATTTAGTGTCAGAAGATACAACCATAGTTAGTAGAATACTCTTTTTTCACATAAAGTTCCAGTAGTGTGATTGCTTGCCAGGTTTTTTAGATTGACTCCAGCTAccatgttttctttctttggttttGTATACAGCTCATAAGTTGTACTTTAGTAAAATGGGACTCAGAACAGTTACAGACATTCCTTGTGCAAAGCTGATTTTGCTCTACATCACAGAGATAACCAGAAAAATGATGATTGTTTTTGCTACAACATTTAGTTTTCAATTGTCATTCCAATCTTGACCTGCTTCTACATGAACTGCAGTTCCTGTTTTTTTGTTCTAAGAATACAAATTGAAGATCACTGACACTTAGAATTTATTTCTGTGCAATTCTTTCTAAgattttttatttcttccccACAGGTGGGGAAAAATGGCCAAGAGAATTGCAGAAAAGGAGCTGACTGACCGAAACTGGGACCAGGAGGATGAAGCTGAAGAGGTAAAATACACATTAGTTCCCCAGAGTGCCTCAAACTGTGGATTACTGACAGATTCCCTTCAGCACAGAGATCTTAGAGCTGCgtttttaaaaagcaaaggaaaTCTTACATTATTTGTTGTAGTAAAATGGAGATAGCACAGAGAGAAATGTAGTGCAGTACCAGAGTTTTCAAAGTATCAGCTCACAACCAGTGGGCTGGTTTTTAACTTCTTCCCTTGTTTGCTTGGTAGCAGTGTTAGAGTTGTGTTCAGAATGTGATCTCAGCCATCCCTTCATGTTGAACATTCCACTAATGATTCCATAACTTCCTCTTCAAGGTGGGAACATTCTCTGTGGCAAGTGAGGAGGTCCTGAAGAACAGAGCTATTAAAAAAGCAAAGCGCCGCAACGTGGGGTCAGAGGTAATGTGGTCACTGAGCAGGGGTGCTGGAGTTTTACTCACTTACAAAACACATCAAACTCAGGTTTTTGCTTCCTTGGGTTTGTAGTGATGCTGAATAAAGTTATCTTTTCAGCTCACTAGGTCTTATGTGCACATGAACTTTGGCTTTACTGTTCCATGCTAAGAATAAGGCTAAGGCAAAAAAAAGGGTAATACTGGTGAGCAGGGTGTTCTTGCATATTTCAGACACAATGTTGTTTGCAAATGGGTAAAACAGCATTTTTACTGCTTTACTTCCATTTTTTGTAGAGATGGAAGGATGGAAATGCAAAGTTATTAGTTATCCATACTGGAGGGCTGGGGGATGTCTCAGAAGCTTTATTAGTAAACGCCCAAATACTAAACTGCTCTAAGAATGAGAAACATGTCTTTTCTTAAGAGTGCTGctactttttttcctccctccctgtCAAGAGCTTTAGTGCCATCTACTCTTTGCACTAACAAATTAAAAATTGAAAGGCAGTTGGCCTTTGTTACAGGTTTAGTTCCTGTGAAAGCATTATCCCAGTGCAGCCAAGTTGTTGTCCTTTCAGAAATCCTTGACAATGCTTTGTTGTATATATTTTTCCCAGACATGTTTGAAGAGGCATGCATCATGTTAGAAATAGGCCTGGAACTTAGTGTTACACAGATTGCTTTAGGACTGGATGGGACTAGGCAGAGTTAGGAACTAGACAGCCTTCTCCTATGCTTTTGATTTTCCTTCTTCAGCCCAAGCACTATGAATGAGGAAGCTGTCTTAGCCCACTAAAGCCTTGAGTAATTTTAGCCACAAATGTGGTAGAGAATACAGCTAAATGAAGGATTGTACTGGAAGGTGATGCAAAACACAAACTACAACTTGATCAGGAGAGATTCAGGGACAAATGGGAtaggaaaaatagaacagaatgaGAAGGGAAACCAGATGGGTTGTAGAAGTAGTTAGGAGACTGGGAGCAGCTGTTAGAGCTGGTGGAAGGGCTGGTGACAACTAAGGACCATGCAGCCCCTCACTCTTCCTCCTTGTGGGATGAGGAGGAGAATCAGAAAAAAGGATAAAAGCCTgggctgagataagaacagtttaatgatTGAAATACAGTGATCATGATGATAAGGGaaccaaaaaaagagaaagaaaaaaaccccaagaaaaagcAGGGATGCATAGAAGGTTGCTCACTACCCACAGACCTCACTCATCCCATGGCCAAGCAGCAATTAGCTGCTTCCAGCCACCCCCTCCCAGTTCCTGTGCTGGCCATGACACTGAAAGTTCACTTTGAGTAGTGAAAGTTCATTACCTCCAAAGGCCTAAAGATTGCAGTGCTTTATTTGCATGTTAATTGTACCTTGTCTTTTAGAAACACTTAAGAAactataccataaaataatatgGTTGCAAAGACAGTGATCAGAACTGGGTAATGAAAAGGTTGCAGAGATGGATATTTTGTGGTCAGGTACAGTCTGTCTTTGCATCTTCCATCAGTCACATTGGAATATTTTGGGTAAATCACAAGAGGTTTCATAGATGACTCCAGAGTGATGAGTGGATTAAAGTATTGGGCTCTTTACTGCCATTGTAAATGCTAAAAGTTGTTGAAAATAAACCTGAAATTACATAATCCTGTGTAGTTATTTAAAGAGAAACCAGATTACAGATTACCAAAATGTCTAATAGATAAACACATCCACAGCTCTGAGCAACTTCCACGTATCCACATCCTAGACCCAGTTTGTTTTCATACCAAACATCTGAGTCTTTTAAAAACAGTAGCAGTGTGTGTCATAAGGAAGTTGTTAATTTTGTTTACATAGCTGACACAGAAATGCATGGAATGACACACTGAACTAGGGAAAAACAAACCAAGGATATCAGGAATATTAAGTGAGGATAGGATTTGTGTGGATAAGATGTTTATAACTGgttgtctggttttttttttctccccagtctGAAAGTGGAGGAGCTTTTAAAGGGTTTAAAGGCTTTGTATTGCCTTCTGGAAAAGGAGGAGGTGGCTTCAGTGGATTTGGGAATGGTGCAGGAATAAAGCCTTTGGAAGGGCTGTCTAATGGAAGCAGTGTCTCTGGTACTCCTCCTTTCAGCAGTTTGAAGAGCACCTCTGAAACACAATCAGCATTTGGTAAGTTTTAAATAAGCACACATATTTATCAACACCTTCAGTCACAAAAATTTTTGAGTCATTTTAGTAGTGAAAAAAACAAATTTAGACCATCTTATAGTTGTGTTTTAAGGTTTTGAGACTTTATACCTCTTTGTAAGATTTCTTATTATTTTAGAGTGCTGGAGGGACAAGTTTTCATCTGCTTGCAATTTAAAGAGGTGGCAACTAAATTTATATTTCTAATATTGGAGGTAAAAGTTTTCTAAGCACAGATGGAAATGGAAGGCACTGGCATAAGGCAGTCTGTAAAAAGTATAAAGCATCTGGTGACATGTCCCAATTCTttgaatttaaattaaaaatacatgCTGCATAGCTAAAATCTTCATCTTTTTTCCTTGTACATCTGATGTTGCAGACAGTCTTACTAGAATTTATCTGTTACAGTTATACCTACATTTTAGGACATTTGAAATACTTCAGCATGTTGAGCTGTCATGCTTTGGAACTACCTGAGGAATATTAGTTCTGTCCCTTTGTGCTGGACATGCAGAAATGTTAACCCTTATTTTGGAGTCACCATGCCATAGAATAGAAATGGTGGAATTTGAACTTTGGAGTAATGTGGATTTCAGTGAGCTTGAATAAATTAAGGGAAACTGAAATATTCAATGAGACTATTTCTAGTTTGCTTCTTAGGGTTTTTTATACAGAAGTGCTCAAAAGCCTGTAAAATTATGGGCTAGTGCACTCAGGGTGGTTTAAAGTACATTTAAAGGACAAATGGCAAGAGATAAGTTGAGTTTTTCGATTTAATAAGCATTACAGCTTGCTGAAGTTGTTAGATTTTTGTAAGATTCTGAAAGTTTTGGCAATATAtaaaacatgtattttttttaatgttctgtaCAAGATGTCTTCGGATTTTTTTTTGTACACCAGTGTGCTCCATCTACTTTGTCTATCCCTAACTTGTCTAAATGAAAACATGGGTCAGCTCACTGGCATGGGAGTACCTGGGGCACAGTGTGGTGACTCAAAAGAAGGAGATCAGCTGAGGAAGGATGACTGATTTGATAAGAAATATTGCACATGTTAGGTTTTTAAGAGAGTTGTGCTTTCTGGGTAGGAAAAAGGGTTCTAAGCCACATTTCTCACTAGGTCAGCAAAGCATCTGTGTTATTTTTTAACCCACAGCTTGTTAAGCAAATGAGTTAAGctggagatcagggaaaggttcttcccccagagggtgccgcgcgctgcccaggctcctcagggaatggtcacggccccaaggctgccagagctgcgggagcgtttggacaatgccctcagggatgcacaggctgggattgttggggtgactgggcagggccaggagctggactgggtgATCCTGCtgtgtccctcccagctcaggatatcCTGTAACTCTGTGATTTTCCCGTAACAGGATCCCCGATGTCCAACggccccagtgctgctgtgtttgcTGAGAAGAaggctgccagccccacagccaacggcggcagcagccagccctgctcctcggGCAGCACCCTGGGCTCAGCACCCGCCTCTGGCTCCTACCACAAACAGCTGGCTGCCCTCAACTGCTCTGTGCGCGACTGGATAGCGAAACACGTCAACAGCAACCCCCTGTGCGACCTCACCCCCATCTTCAGGGACTACGAGCGCTACTTGGCCAGCATCGAGCAGCAGCACGggggcagcagtgacagcagctccGAGAACGAGGGCAGCAAGACCCCTGccccccaggctgctcctgtgtttgggaGTTCAAAGCTCCAGCAAGGCTCCACCTTTTTGTTTAACAGCAAATCTGAGGATACCGCCGACAAAAAAGCTGAAGCTGCATCAGAAAAAAGAGACCCGTTGTTAGGAGCTACATCAACTGTCTCGTTTAATTTTGGCAAGAGTGTTGACAGTCCTGTTTTGGGTTCCCTCGGTTCAGGAACGCTTAGTAGTTTCTCATTTTCTTCTGGGAATTCAGGTTTGTTTGGAAAAGATGCAAACCAGGCCAAATCTGTCACTACAGCATCCACCAGTTCATTGGAAGCTCAAACAGACAGTGGCAATAATGATGACAAAGGTAAATTCTACGTATTTCTATTTATAGTTATTTTAATGGTCAGCTGTGAGTGTATGTGACTTCAGAATACTAAGAAAATGCAATATTAGGTTCACTGAGATAATGGCATGGTGTAGTGTCCaaggaggttcaggctggatatcaggaaaaggttcttcccccagagagggctcaggcactgcccaggctccccagagaatgCCAGAGCTCCCAAAGAGCATTTggaaaacactctcaggcactGGGTAGGATGGTTGGGGTGTTCTGGGCAGGACCAGGAGCTGCACtccatgatcctggtgggtcctttccaactcaggaaATTCTGTATTCTGTGATCATCATCATTCTTCAATTTGAAAGTGCAGAATTATATAACATATACATACACACCtctataatataatacaatatgatatacaatatataataggagattattatataatataatatcccCCTTATTGGGAGAACCCAGCCCTTATGTAAGCAACACCAAAAGTATGTGCTTATCAAGACTTAGATAATTCTGTCAGATCTGTactttatataatataatatacaaaaTAATCCCATATCTGAGGGCAGGAATTGATGAAATTTAAAGCAGCTAGTATGTTCACCTTTCAGCCTGCTGGACTTCTCAATCCCACTGCTTTTCTTAGTAGGTTTATCAAGAGATCCCTGCAGTAAAAAAAATGAGATGCAGAACAGTTCAGTCCATTTTACTTAATAGATTGTAAGGAGGCCAACAAAGTTGCATAGTACCTGACAGCTTTACTCTGGTCTTTGCCTGTGCTGAATATAATAGGCTGATAGAAATCCCAGCAGCTGAGGGGATGGAAAGGCAAAATGTGCCACTATTATCTGTCATTCTGCAATTAATTCCCTTCCCCCAAATTAAACCTGGCTCTTGGAAGTATTTATTGTGCTTTACTTGAACCCATTTATGGATAATACTCTGCAATGTGAAACTGTTTCTGTTCAAACAGAAGCTTTTGACTTACTAAGCTTTTTATTGTTGGTGTTTGATTGTTTGGTATGGATTGGGTATTTTCATCCCATTTAAACTGAAGGTGAGGATGAAGTTGTTTAAGAGCTGAATGAAAAGCAAGTAACCCTTTTTTTGTAGCTGAAGCTGCTACAGAGTACACAGGGACTGAAAGGTGTCACTGACCAGCCACATGTCCACGTTAACCATGGTGGGCAGAAGGGTGCCAAAATCTGTGCTCACAACATTCACATATCAAAACTTTCTATTTaaaggaggggaagaggaggaagaagagccaCCAAAAGTCATTGTCAATGAAATAAAAGAAGATGATGCTTTCTACTCAAAGAAGTAAGTGACTTTAacttggaaaataaaattaatatctgTGTATTGCTATTCTTCACCACCTAAAATGGCTTTAAGTTTATTAGAGCCTCACTTAAAAATGTTTATAAATTGTACATTGAAGTCCTATTATAACTTCAGAATGATACAACCAGTTCTTATGGCTTTCTGAGTAGGCCCTGAGTACAAGTTGCTGTGCCTTTTACATTTCCCTGAAAGTAATCCATTTATCATTTCAATACTGAAAGAAATTGTTCACTTTCTCTTTGATCTTCAAGTGCTGTCCATTAGCACATGAAACAAGGTCAAGAATAATAAAGATTTAGGTTACTCACAGCATGTTAAATCCTGATTACTGTTACTGTGAGTGAGATGGATACATGTACCTGGGAGATACCTTTTTGTTTCATCTCTACTGGCTGCACAAACaaggatttgttttttttttctccacaggtGCAAACTGTTCTACAAAAAGGATAATGAATTTAAAGAAAAAGGTGTAGGAACATTACATTTAAAACCAGCAGGAAATGAAAAAACTCAACTCTTAGTACGAGCAGATACCAATTTAGGTAAGTACATTTATCCCAGTAACAAGTCTTGATGTCAGAATTCCTTGCTAAGAattaggggttttttgggtttttttacacaGCATTAACAGATACAATTAGTGAAAACCTTTCTACTATTTTTTCCTAAATCATTTAGAAtactgacaaacacttgggtgcCTCTAGAGAGTATTACAAAAGACAGCACATGAAGCAGTGCAAGAAGTAAAAGGCTATGGTGTATGTTTGATAAAAAGTACCAGTTTTACCCTGGTTTGTCCAGATTAACATCTGTCTATATCAGAACATTTTGCTTCTGTATATGAACTGCATCTAGTGGTCAGAATGAGGAACTTGGTATACACTAAGCACTGTGACTGGATTCCTCATTTGCTGCTTCTCCCTTGTCCCCTTTCTCCTGTGTCCCCCTACTATCATTTGATATTCAGGTTCTTCCATTTAAAAAAGGAGGATGCAGTATTTGCAGATATTTTCTCATTTCTAGTGAGGAAAGAAATCTGAGACCAATGGCCATGAATGGATGCTTAGGAAAGAAGAAGACAAACATACACTGTGTTTGTGAATTGCCTTCCTTCCAAACACCTCCCTAAATTTCTAGTTACTATCTGTACTAACCCTGTAATGCAGTAAAAGCTAGAAAATGGCTAATGgtaattttttcccctcctcaaaTGCAGGAAATATCCTGTTGAATGTTCTAATTCCACCTAAGATGCCATGCACAAGAACCGGAAAAAACAATGTTCTAATAGTTTGTGTTCCTAACCCACCCATCGATGAGAAGAACCCAGCTGTTCCTGTCACTATGCTAATA of the Melospiza melodia melodia isolate bMelMel2 chromosome 4, bMelMel2.pri, whole genome shotgun sequence genome contains:
- the NUP50 gene encoding nuclear pore complex protein Nup50, with protein sequence MAKRIAEKELTDRNWDQEDEAEEVGTFSVASEEVLKNRAIKKAKRRNVGSESESGGAFKGFKGFVLPSGKGGGGFSGFGNGAGIKPLEGLSNGSSVSGTPPFSSLKSTSETQSAFGSPMSNGPSAAVFAEKKAASPTANGGSSQPCSSGSTLGSAPASGSYHKQLAALNCSVRDWIAKHVNSNPLCDLTPIFRDYERYLASIEQQHGGSSDSSSENEGSKTPAPQAAPVFGSSKLQQGSTFLFNSKSEDTADKKAEAASEKRDPLLGATSTVSFNFGKSVDSPVLGSLGSGTLSSFSFSSGNSGLFGKDANQAKSVTTASTSSLEAQTDSGNNDDKGGEEEEEEPPKVIVNEIKEDDAFYSKKCKLFYKKDNEFKEKGVGTLHLKPAGNEKTQLLVRADTNLGNILLNVLIPPKMPCTRTGKNNVLIVCVPNPPIDEKNPAVPVTMLIRVKTSEDADELHKILLEKKEA